A single genomic interval of Stieleria maiorica harbors:
- a CDS encoding CPXCG motif-containing cysteine-rich protein, translated as MSESDHDPTQECFDNDGSYICDSCGEEIVIPLDPAGGHSQTYVEDCPVCCNPSVIHVDWDGAQAHVWAESEQDRF; from the coding sequence ATGAGTGAATCAGACCATGACCCGACGCAAGAATGCTTTGACAACGATGGCAGCTACATTTGCGACAGCTGTGGCGAAGAGATCGTGATCCCGCTGGACCCGGCCGGTGGACATTCCCAAACTTATGTCGAAGATTGCCCGGTTTGCTGCAACCCGAGCGTGATTCACGTGGATTGGGACGGCGCCCAGGCACACGTCTGGGCCGAATCCGAACAAGACCGATTCTGA
- a CDS encoding EF-hand domain-containing protein, translating to MKIRTKTALRLALCGIAGLAVAISASNTTAQDSEEGRRRGRAEADDGDRGPRGPRGRRGDSEGPGDQAGPREGRGGFGGPGGFGPGGPEMLMRLPVMAALDADKDGVISAEEIAGASAALKTLDKNSDGKLDLRELVPARGRGFGDRGPRDGDAPREGRGPGEGRGPGDGRGRGGFGDPQAMLDRIMSQDKDGDGLLSGDELPERMAAMLERADSDEDGKLSREEIEKAMRARAENMRRGGGGGRPGADRGGDTPGGERPRRPPAE from the coding sequence ATGAAGATTCGAACCAAGACCGCCTTGCGGTTGGCACTTTGCGGCATCGCGGGGCTTGCCGTCGCCATTTCTGCTTCCAACACCACGGCCCAGGACAGCGAGGAGGGGCGACGACGCGGTCGGGCCGAGGCGGACGACGGCGATCGTGGGCCGCGGGGACCACGCGGCCGCCGCGGCGATTCCGAAGGGCCTGGCGATCAGGCCGGTCCGCGTGAAGGGCGCGGCGGATTCGGCGGCCCGGGCGGGTTCGGCCCCGGTGGCCCAGAAATGCTGATGCGGTTGCCGGTGATGGCGGCGTTGGATGCCGACAAAGACGGAGTGATTTCGGCTGAGGAAATTGCCGGCGCCAGCGCGGCGCTGAAAACGTTGGACAAAAACAGTGACGGCAAGCTCGATTTGAGGGAATTGGTGCCCGCCCGTGGACGCGGGTTCGGTGATCGCGGCCCCCGCGACGGCGATGCCCCGCGTGAAGGCCGCGGGCCCGGTGAAGGTCGCGGACCTGGCGACGGTCGCGGGCGGGGCGGATTTGGTGATCCTCAAGCCATGCTGGACCGGATCATGAGCCAAGACAAGGACGGCGACGGCCTGTTGTCCGGCGACGAGCTGCCCGAGCGGATGGCGGCTATGCTGGAGCGCGCCGACAGTGACGAGGATGGCAAACTGTCGCGAGAGGAAATTGAAAAGGCGATGCGGGCCCGTGCGGAAAACATGCGTCGCGGCGGCGGAGGGGGACGCCCGGGAGCCGACCGTGGCGGCGACACCCCCGGCGGAGAACGGCCGCGGCGACCACCGGCGGAGTGA
- a CDS encoding peroxiredoxin — MSVLVTQQAPDFKAQAVMPDGQFKEISLSDYKGKYVLLFFWPLDFTFVCPTEIIAFSDRAAEFAKLGVQILGVSVDSHFSHLAWTNTPRNAGGIGKTEYPLVADLNKQIARDYDVLLDGGVALRGLFLVDKEGVVRHQVVNDLPLGRSVDEALRMVKALQFFEENGEVCPANWQEGARTIKPNVDDSKEFFGAEYAG; from the coding sequence ATGAGCGTTTTGGTTACCCAACAGGCACCCGACTTCAAAGCACAGGCTGTGATGCCCGACGGCCAGTTCAAAGAGATCTCTTTGAGCGATTACAAGGGCAAGTACGTGTTGCTGTTTTTCTGGCCGCTGGATTTCACTTTCGTCTGCCCGACGGAGATCATCGCGTTTTCCGATCGCGCGGCGGAGTTCGCCAAACTGGGCGTGCAAATCCTTGGCGTTTCGGTGGACAGCCATTTCAGCCACTTGGCCTGGACCAACACGCCCCGCAATGCGGGCGGGATCGGCAAGACCGAATACCCGTTGGTCGCCGATTTGAACAAGCAGATCGCGCGGGATTATGACGTCCTGCTCGACGGCGGCGTGGCGCTGCGTGGTTTGTTCCTGGTCGACAAGGAAGGCGTGGTGCGACACCAAGTGGTCAACGACCTGCCGCTGGGCCGAAGCGTCGACGAAGCCCTGCGAATGGTCAAAGCGCTTCAGTTCTTCGAGGAGAACGGCGAAGTCTGCCCGGCCAACTGGCAGGAAGGCGCCCGGACGATCAAGCCGAACGTCGATGACAGCAAAGAATTCTTCGGCGCCGAATACGCGGGCTGA
- a CDS encoding 3-deoxy-D-manno-octulosonic acid transferase, which yields MLANAIYLIALSVLSPWILYRRVRHGRYRRGWRQKLLGLSAGEASSLLGEGRNGPCIWLHAVSVGEVNLLGGVVKRLQTQHPQARIVISSSTDTGYDLATERFGADRVFFCPLDFSWAVGRTLANLRPDLLVLAELELWPNLIRIARKRDTDVVVINGRLSDRSAAGYQRFGWLTRSIFRSLSNVQCQDESSAENFGRCGTPPSRIAISGSLKFDDAPQSRECIEVQSRLRWAGADPWHAIWVFGSTQEGEEAMALDIYRRLSEQHSELRLILVPRHRERFDRVAQLVRSQGLVAHRRSDDVSMEHLKWTADRVLLIDTIGELRSWWGVGQIATVGGSFGDRGGQNMLEPAGYGSAIAFGPDTRNFADIAERLLDAEGAVRVNDAAQLESFVQRCLNDVPAADALGRAARQVVQQHRGATERTIEAVGRFIAVDEGRQQRAA from the coding sequence ATGCTTGCCAACGCCATCTACTTGATCGCGCTGTCGGTGCTGTCACCCTGGATTCTGTATCGCCGCGTGCGACATGGACGCTACCGTCGCGGATGGCGTCAGAAACTGCTGGGGCTGTCCGCGGGTGAGGCATCGAGTCTGCTGGGTGAGGGCCGAAACGGACCATGCATTTGGCTGCACGCGGTCAGCGTCGGCGAAGTCAACTTGCTCGGCGGCGTGGTCAAACGACTGCAGACGCAACATCCGCAAGCCCGCATCGTGATCAGTTCCAGTACCGACACCGGATACGATTTGGCCACCGAGCGGTTCGGAGCCGATCGGGTGTTCTTTTGCCCGCTCGACTTTTCGTGGGCGGTGGGGCGAACGCTTGCCAATTTGCGTCCGGACCTGCTGGTCTTGGCGGAATTGGAATTGTGGCCGAACCTGATCCGGATCGCTCGAAAGCGCGACACCGATGTCGTCGTCATCAATGGACGGTTGAGCGACCGTAGTGCTGCCGGCTACCAACGATTCGGATGGCTGACCCGATCGATCTTTCGCTCGCTCAGCAACGTCCAGTGCCAAGACGAATCATCGGCCGAGAATTTTGGCCGCTGCGGTACACCGCCGTCGCGGATCGCCATCAGCGGTTCGCTGAAGTTTGACGATGCCCCGCAATCGCGCGAATGTATCGAAGTGCAGTCTCGTCTCCGTTGGGCGGGCGCCGATCCCTGGCACGCGATCTGGGTCTTCGGCAGCACACAGGAAGGCGAAGAGGCGATGGCACTGGACATCTACCGACGGCTCAGCGAGCAGCATTCCGAATTGCGTTTGATCCTTGTGCCGCGTCACCGAGAGCGGTTTGATCGCGTCGCCCAGTTGGTTCGATCACAAGGGCTGGTCGCGCACCGTCGATCCGACGATGTTTCGATGGAACACTTGAAATGGACCGCCGACCGAGTGCTGTTGATCGACACGATCGGCGAGCTCCGATCGTGGTGGGGCGTCGGCCAGATCGCCACCGTCGGAGGATCGTTTGGAGACCGCGGCGGACAAAACATGCTGGAACCGGCCGGCTATGGCAGTGCGATCGCGTTCGGCCCCGACACCCGCAACTTTGCCGACATCGCCGAGCGATTGCTCGATGCCGAAGGGGCGGTTCGTGTCAACGACGCCGCACAACTGGAATCCTTCGTGCAGCGTTGCTTGAACGACGTCCCGGCGGCCGACGCACTCGGACGCGCCGCGCGACAGGTCGTCCAGCAACATCGCGGCGCCACCGAACGGACGATTGAAGCGGTCGGCCGGTTCATCGCCGTGGACGAAGGCCGACAACAACGCGCGGCCTGA